CGGTGGTGGAGATATTGGGTCTGCTGGAGGGGCAGCCGGAGAAGTTCGACACGATGCTGCGCGCGTTCGAGTACATGGTGGACACGCAGCTGGAGCGGCAGTCCACGCGCACCACGCCGCACCGGCGGCGCATCCACTTCGGGCCGTGGCGGCCGCCGCTGGAGCTGCGCACGCTGGCGGAGCGCTTCCCGCACCTGGTCGTGTTCTACGGCGAGGCGAACGCGCACCCCACGGGGACGGACATCCCCTCCGAGCTGGTGCACGTGGTGGCGTGTCGGCTGGCGACGGGGGAGCGGTTCGAGGCCGTCATCGCGCCGGAGCAGCCGCTGGCGCACAGCACGCCGCTGCACGTGGAGCTGCCCGAGGAGGTGCTGCGCGCGGGGGAGCCTCGCGTCCAGGCGATGGCGCGCTTCGAGGCCTTCCTGCGACCGGACGACGAGCTGGCGGTGTGGACGACGTTCGCGCTGGACCTGTTGTGGGAGGGCGGCGTCGCGCGAAGGACGGCGCGCAACGTGCGGCTGGCCACGGCGCGCGCGTTGGAGGGCAAGGCGGGGGGCGTGGAGCACGCGATGGAGCTGTTGAGCGGACCCGAGCTGCCCGTGTGGGCCCCGGGGCGGGCCGGCGTGCGCATCCGCGCGCTGGAGTCCGTGGTGCGCGTGCTGGTGGAGCGGGGGTTGGCGAGTGAGCCGATGAAGCGTGTGAAGCAACCGGCACGGACCGGGACGGCGGGCTGAGGCGGGGCTCCGCCACGTCCGGTCAGGGCAGCAGCGCGGTGCTCGCCTCCCGCGCATAGCGTCCGCGTGGGAAGTCGTTCAGGTACTGGCGATATTCCATCTTCGCGTCGGTCGCCTGGAGCCGCTCCTCGAAGCAGCGCGCCTTCAGGTAGCGGGCCTGCTCGCGGTGGTCCGCGCGAGGGCTCTTGGCGGCGATCTCCTCCAGACCCGACAGGAAGCCCTCACAGGTCCGAGGTCCGAGCTGGAGGCGCACGTACCCGAGGAACCGCTCGTCGGCGTCCTTCGACAGCAGCTCCACGGGAATGAGCGGAGCTCGCTTCTTCTTGGGCGGTGGGCCCTCCGCCACCGTCTCCGGGAGCGGGGGCGTGCGCGCGGACTGCGAGAGTCGCTCCGTGACGGAGGGCGCGGGGTAGGGCTCGAACTCCTGTGAAGGGTCCGCTGGGCTCATTCGCTGAGGAGTCCGCGACGTGCCCGTGTTCAGCGCGAAGATGGAGCGAGGCGGGGAGGAGGGCGGCGTCGATTCGGGCCGGGGCATGGCCTCGGTGACGACCGGGGCCGTGCTCGGGGGGACGCTCGACAGCGCCGGCGCGTGCCCGGATGTGGATGGCGCCACGAGGGGCTCTGGTGGCTTCGCGGTCGTCGTCTCGGCCTTGGGGCCGTGCGCCAGGACCGTGGGTGGGGTCGCTTGCGTGGACTCCGCCGTCGCTGGCGCCGAGGGCTCGGGCTGAGTGCTTCGTCCTCCGGATGCATCTCCCGGCGACTTCGCGACGGCGTGCTGCCCGTGCGTGCCATCACCCACGGATGGAGGGGCGCCAGGGGGCGCCTCACGTGTGTCGGCCCCGAGGGATGGGGACGTGACAGCGCGCTTCTCCCTCCTACCTGTGGTGGCAACGGACGGGGCGGCCACGGTGGCTTTCCCGCGCGTGCCAGCACCGACGGACGGAGGTGCGCTAGCCGTCTTCTCGTGTGTTCCGGTGCCCTCGGCCAGGCCGACGGTGGGCGACGTGCCGAGCCCCACGGTTCCCGCCGGTGGACTCGCCACGGAGTCCCGGCCGTCGACGGGGACGTCGTTCGGTGAAGCCATCGACCCAGCGGATCCGGGACTCGACGCTTCGGCGAGGTGCACGTCCGCGGCGGCTTCGTCTTCCGTCACCTGTGCGCTCGAGTCATCGACCACCACGGGAGCATCCAGCGCGACGACAGCCTCACGGTCGGGGGCGGACAGCGCCTCCTGCTCCAGGACATTTCCCTCCGCGCCCTCGTGCAGCTCCATCCGCTCGCCCGCGCCGACGAGGCGCGCGGGGTGCCCCGCCACCTCCACGCGGACGCGACCCTCGGACACGGCGACGGAGGCGCCGTGCGCCGTGCGCTCCACGGTGAACACCGTCCCCACCACGGAGACGCGCAGCCCCGCCACCTCCACCAGGAACGCGCGGCGCTCCGCATGCGAGGCCCGCACCGACAACCGTCCCTGATGCACGGTGAGGTGCACGTCCTTCGTCTCGGCGCGCGACAGCTCCACCTCCGAGTCCGCCGACAGCCGCACCCGGCTCGCGTCCGGAAGCCGCAGCACCGCGGAGGCCCTCGCGGGGGTCCTCACCGCCACGCCCGAACGCAGCCGCATGCCGGTCCGGAGCGGCTGTTCGCCTCCCGCCCCTTTCTTCACCATCGCCCCCGCCGTGCTCTCCGCGCGAACCGTCCCGGCCCCGTCATCCGTCGACCCCGAAGCGGGGTGCGTCCGGGCGATCGCCTCGGAGGCCGAGCGCTCGTCCACCGGTCGGCTCTGTCCCCGTGCCAGCCACAGCACGAGCAGGGCCGCGCAGGCCCCCGCGAGCGCCACGGCCCAGGGCCACCGAGCCCTCGGCGCGCGTCGCTCCAGGTGCGCGGCGGCCGCGCTCCGGAGCCGCGAGCCGACATCGTCCCAGCGGACCTGGGGCGTCGCCGCGCGAGCCTCCTGGAGCAGGGCCCGGTGGGCCTTCACGCGCTCCAGCTCCGCGACACACGCGGCGCACCCCGCCAGATGCGACTCCAGCCGCGCGCGCTCCTCGGCGGGCAGCTCGTTCGCGGCGAGCGCCCACAGGGCCCCGGCCTCAAGGTGCGCCATGGGGGCCTCCGGGCCGGCGGTGGGTGAGCAGGCGCTGCATCGCGACGTTGAACTCCAGCCGCGCGTGGTGCAGGCGGCTGCGGACGGTGTTGGGCGAGCTTCCCACGGCCTCGGCGATCTCGTCCGGGCCCATGCCACACAATTCGTAGTACACGAAGACGATGCGCTTCTTGGGCTTGAGCTTCTCCAGCGCCGCCTCCACCAGGCGCGCGGCCTGGCGTCGCTCCGCGGCGCGCTCCGGGTCCTCCGCGTGCGACTCCTGCTCCGGTGGCACCGCGAAAGGGTCCTCCGGCCGCCGCCGCTTCCAGCGCAGGTGCGACAGCGCCACGTTGGCGCAGACCCGGTAGAAGAACGTCCGGAACCGCGACTCGCCCCGGTAGTTCTTCACCGCCGTCAACAGCCGCAGATACGTCTCCTGGAGCAGGTCCTCCACGTCCACGCGGTTGCCCACCAGGTGGCGCAGGGTGCGCGCGGCGTCCACCCGGGTCAGCTCGTAGAGTTGGTTGAAGGCGGTCGCATCGCCTTCCTGGACCCGACGCACCAAGAGGTGCAACCGGACCTCGTCCGCGGGGGGCGGCGGGGGTGAGCCCGGGCCGGTGCGCTCCTCGGGCGAGGCCGCCGACACCAGGGGCTGGGCTTCACGGAAAATCACCGGACGCTCTCCCTCGGGGACGCGCAGAGAAGTCCCCCCCTGTGGGAACACCCCTCCGTCCGTGTGAAAGGTCCAGGTCAGCACACTCCCTCCGTGCCCCTGGGTCGCCGCTGCGGCGCGCGGCGATCAAAGAATATTTTTGATCAGGCGTCAGCGCCGTGGCGACGAAGGCGGGAGAAACCGGACAACCTGCCCGGTGGCCGGACCGGTCCCTGACTTGTTGGAGCCTCCGTTCATGACCTCCCCCGCACGCGGCCTGGTGTGGCCGCTCCTGGTGCTTTGCGCCTTTGCCTCGGCCTGTGTCATCCGCGAGAACGACGACGACTGGCTGGACGACGAGGACGACGCGTGCTTCTGCTCGACGAGCGCCGACTGTGGCGCGGGGCAGTACTGCCGGGGCGGACTGTGTCGCGAGCTGCCCTCGGATGCGCGCAGTTGTTCCAGGAACAGCGAATGCGCCCCCAACGAGCACTGCATCAACTCCGTGTGCAACCAGCCCTGCATCCGGGACAGTGAATGCGGTGGCGGCCGCACGTGCGAGGACTACTACTGTGTGCCGCGCTCCCGGACGGACGCGGGGACGCCTCGTCCGGACGCGGGGACGGACGGTGGCACGCGCCCGGATGGAGGCACGCGCCCGGATGGTGGGACCGATGGAGGCACGCGCCCGGATGCCGGCTCCGATGGCGGCATCCCGATGTCGTGCCGCGTGAACGTGGACTGCGGCGCTGGCAACTACTGCATCAACAACCAGTGCTTCCAGGGCTGCGCCACGGACGCGCACTGCCCCAGCACCGACGCGTGCGTGTTCGGCGTGTGCCGCCCGCGGCCCCCGGACCCGAACGCCTGCGAGGGCGCCACGGACTGCGCGGCGGGCAGGGACTGCGTGGACGGTCAGTGCCGCGCGCCCTGTGACTCCACCACCCAGTGCCCGGAGGACGCCACCTGCCAGATTGGCTACTGCATGCCCATCCCCCATGGCGGCCAGTGCCGGGCCAACTGCGAGTGCCCGTCGGGCCAGGTGTGCACCAACGGCCAGTGCCGCTCCACGGAGCCGGACCCCACCCAGCGGTGCGTCGCCACCTGCGACTGCCCCTCCGGCCAGACGTGCACCGACGGCTTCTGCAAGGCGCCACCGCCGTCGCCGGACGCCGGCACGGGCGGGGGCAAGGCGTGCAGCCTCAACTGCGACTGCCCCTCCGGTCAGGTGTGCGCCAGCGGGTACTGCAAGGCGCCGCCTCCGCCGGAGGACGCCGGGACGACGCCCGCGATGTGCCGCGTCAACTGCGAGTGCCCCGCGGGGCAGCAGTGCACGGCGGGCGCGTGCAAGCCCGTCAACCAGGGCAGCGGCAAGGCCTGCGTGGCCAACTGCGAGTGCCCCGCGGGTGAGCACTGCCAGGACAACGTCTGCTGGCTGTAGTCCGCCCGCCCACGGTGGCGCCCTCGTTCAGGGCGCCACCATGCGCCAGCAGCGGTGGATGTCCTTGCGCTGGAAGTCCTCGGGGAGGGAGCGCGGCGTGAGCTCCTCCACGGACTTCCAGCCGCGCGTGGCGCGGGCGTCGAGCTGGAAGCCGAGGAAGTTGTTGGAGAAGTAGAGCACGCCCCCGGGCGTCAGCAGCGTCCGGAGGGCATCCAGCAGGCGCACGTGGTCGCGCTGCACGTTGAAGGACCCGGTCATCTTCTTCGACGTGGAGAAGGAGGGCGGGTCGCAGACGATGAGGTCAAAGCGCTCGGGGCCCTCCGCCTGCGCCTCGACCCACGCCTTGGCGTCCGCGCGGACGAGCTCGTGGCGCGCGTCCGCCAGGCCGTTCAGGTCGAGGTTGTCCTCGGCCCAGTCCAGGTACGTGTTGGACAGGTCCACCGTCACCGTGCTCCGCGCGCCACCCGCCGCGGCGTAGACGGTGAAAGCCCCCGTGTACGCGAAGAGGTTGAGGAAGCGCTTGCCCTGGGCCTCCTCTCGCACGCGCGCGCGGGTGAGGCGGTGGTCCATGAACAGGCCGGTGTCCAGGTAGTCGCCCAGGTTGACCCAGAACTTCAGGCCCTGCTCCTCCACCACGAGCCGCCCGCTGCCCTCGCCCACGCGGCCGTACTGGGCCTTGCCCCATGGCTGGGGCGTGTGCGTCTTCACGAAGATGTGTTCGGCGGGGATGCCCAGCACCTGCGTCACCGCCGCGAGCACCTCCTCGCGCTGGGCCTCGGCGGCGCCGGACTTGATGGCGCGGCGGCGCGGGTACTCGGTGACGTGGGCGCGGTCGCCGTAGAGGTCCACCGCGAAGGGGTACTCGGGGATGTCCCGGTCGTAGACGCGGAAGGCCGTCAGCCCCTGGGCGCGGGCCCACTTGCGGAAGTGCTTCGCTCCCTTGCGCAGACGGTTGGCGAACATGCCGACCGCTCCTCCCTCCGCCTCGTCGCCACCACCGCCGTGCATACCTTGTGGGTCAGCCATGCCCAAGCATCCCTCCGTCCAGACCACCGCGGCCCCACTCATCCCCGAGTCGCCGACGTACGACAAGCTCAGAGATGCCGCCGCCGGCTGTCGGGCCTGTCCCCTGTGGAAGACGGGCACCCAGACGGTCTTCGGCGAGCCGGTGGGGCGCCCGCACCGGGGGCCTCGGGTGATGTTGGTGGGGGAGCAGCCGGGAGACCAGGAGGACCGCGAGGGCAGGCCCTTCGTGGGGCCGTCCGGCCGGCTGCTTGACGAGGCGCTGGATGCGGCCAGCATCGACCGCTCGCAGGTCTACGTCACGAATACCGTGAAGCACTTCAAGTGGAAGGGCGAGGAGGGGCACCGGCGCGTCCACGCCAAGCCCAGCACGACGGAGATTCGCGCGTGCCTGCCGTGGCTGGCGGCGGAGATTCGCGTCTTCCGCCCGGACATCCTCGTGTGCCTGGGGGCCACGGCGGCGCAGGCCCTTTTGGGCAAGGACTTCCGGGTGACGAAGCAGCGCGGCGAGCCCGTGGACTCCGACTGGGCGCGCATCGTGGTGGCCACCGTGCACCCGTCCTCCATCCTCCGCGCGCCGGACCCGGAGGCCCGTGAGCGTCAGCTCGACGCGTTCATCGACGACCTGCGCGTGGTGGCCCGGCTCATCCACGGTCTGGGCGCGGAAGAAGGGGCCCACGCCCTGCATTGAGCGGGGCGCGAAGGTCGGCGTTGCGGCCGCGGTCCGCGCGGAGGAAGACTCCGGCCCATGAGCGTGCGCGTCGAGAAGAGCGGCCCCGTCACCACCGTCATCCTCCAGCGACCGGAGGTCCGTAACGCGGTGGACGGTCCCACCGCCCGGGCCCTGGCGGACGCCTTCCGCGCCTTCGACGCGGCCCCGGACGCGCGCGTGGGCGTGCTGTCCGGCGACGGCGGCACCTTCTGCGCGGGCGCGGACCTGAAGGCCGTGTCCGAGGGCCGCATGCCCCGGCTCGAGCTCGACGGGGACGGGCCCATGGGGCCGTCGCGCATGGTGCTGGGCAAGCCCGTCATCGCCGCCATCGGTGGCCACGCGGTGGCGGGCGGGCTGGAGCTGGCGCTGTGGTGTGATTTGCGCGTGGCGGAGGAGGACGCGGTGCTGGGCGTCTTCTGCCGGCGCTGGGGCGTGCCCCTCATCGACGGCGGGACGGTGCGCCTGCCGCGGCTCATCGGCCTGTCGCGCGCCATGGACCTCATCCTCACCGGCCGGCCGGTGTCCGCCCAGGAGGCCCTGGCCATGGGACTGGTGAACCGGGTGGTGCCCCGGGGCCAGGCGCGCGCGGCCGCCGAGGCGCTCGCCCGGGAGGTGGCCGCCTTCCCCCAGGCCTGCATGAACGCGGACCGGGCCTCCGCCTACGCCCAGGCCGGCTTGTCCCAGGGGGAAGCGCTGCGTCAGGAGTTCGTGGGCGGCGTCAAGGTCCTGGAGTCGGAGTCCATCGCCGGGGCCACCCGCTTCGCGAAGGGGGCGGGACGCCACGGCTCGTTCGAATAGGGGCGGGTGGGGGCGGCCGGGCTGATGCGCGGCCGGGGGGGCTGTGTTAGTCCCACGCCCATGCGCTTCGACACCCTCGCCATCCACGCCGGCCAGGAGCCGGACCCCACGACGGGCGCCATCATGACCCCCGTCTACCTGACCTCCACCTACGTCCAGGACGGGCCCGGGGAGCACAAGGGCTACGAGTACAGCCGGACGCAGAACCCCACCCGCAAGGCGCTCCAGGACTGCCTGGCCGCCCTCGAGGGCGCGAAGTACGGCGCCGCCTTCGCGTCGGGCCTCGCGGGCACGGACATGCTGATGCACATGCTGGAGCACGGCGACCACGTCGTCGTCTCCGACGACGTGTACGGCGGCACCTTCCGCATCTTCGACAAGGTCTTCAAGCGCAGCGGCCTGAGCTACTCCTTCGTCGACCTGTCCCAGCCGGGGGCCTTCGAGGCGGCCATCACCCCGAAGACGAAGATGGTCTGGGTGGAGACGCCCACCAACCCGATGCTCAAGCTCATCGACCTGGCGCGCATCGCCGAGGTCGCCAAGAAGCACCACATCCTGTCCGTCGCGGACAACACCTTCATGACGCCGTACTTCCAGCGCCCGCTGGACCTCGGCTTCGACGTGGTGGCGCACTCCACCACCAAGTACCTCAACGGCCACAGCGACGTGGTGGGCGGCTTCGTCTGCACCAGCCGCGATGACGTCGCCGAGCGCATGTACTTCCTCCAGAACGCGGTGGGCGGCGTGTCCGGCGCGTTCGACAGCTTCCTCGTGCTGCGTGGCGTGAAGACGCTGCACGTGCGCATGGACCGCCACGCGCAGAACGCGATGAAGGTGGCCCAGTTCCTCGCCACGCACCCGAAGGTGAAGAAGGTCACCTACCCGGGCCTGGAGACCCACCCGCAGCACCAGCTCGCGCGCCAGCAGATGAAGGGCTTCGGCGGCATGCTGACCTTCGACATCCACGGCGGACTGGAGGCGGCGCGCACCTTCCTCAAGACGGTGAAGGTGTTCGCCTGCGCCGAGTCGCTCGGCGGCGTCGAGTCCCTCATCGAGCACCCGGCCATCATGACCCACGCCTCCGTCCCCAGGGAGACGCGCGAGAAGCTGGGCATCGCGGACGGCTTCATCCGCCTGTCGGTGGGCATCGAGGACGCGCAGGACCTCATCGACGACCTCGCCCAGGCGCTCGAGGTCGTGAAGAAGTAGCGGCCGTCGTTTCCTCCTCCCGGGTGGAAACGAGAAGGGCCTCCCGCTCCCGGGTTCCCGGGGTGCGAGGAGGCCCTCGTCATGTCCAGGGCCACCCGAGGCGGGGGCGCTGGCGCTCAGGGGCGCTGTGCCTTCGCCCCCATGGCCTCGCGCAGCTGCGACAGGCCGCGGCGCAGCTCGGCCATCTCCGCCTTGAGGGCGTCCACCTCGGCCGTCTTCGCCGCCAGCTCGCGCGTGCGAAGCTCCAGCGCCTGGATGGCGGCCATGTTCACGCCGTTGATGTCGAGCATGCCGATGCTCTTGTCGCTGGAGCCCAGGCCGAAGGCCGCGTGGAAGTCCTGCGCGACGGGACCCAGGTGGCGCCCGTCGCCCGTCGCCCCCTTGTAGCGCCAGGTCTCGATGGGAATCCGCGCCACCTTCTCCAGCAGGGCCTCGCGGTCGACGGGATGGAAGTCCTCCTTGACGTCCCGGTCGGAGGTGCAATCCATCGAGCCCGAGCCGGGCTTGATTTCGCACCCGACGGTCATCGCGGCGTTGGTCTTCAGCCGGATTCCTCCCAAGGCGCGCACGGTGAACTGGTTGTCCGCGGTGGCCGCTGTCGGCGCGGTGACCGTGCTTCCATCACCCCAGATGAAGGAGCCGATGAAGCCATCCGTGGAGACCAACCGTCCCATCGCGATGCTGAAGTCTCCGGCCGCGCTGACCTGGCTGCCGATGGCCACCGCATTGCGTCCCGTCGCGTTGGCCCCGGTGCCCACCGCCAGCGAGGACGACCCCGCGGCGGAGTTCGCGGTGCCCATGCACATCGCGTTGACGCCACTGGCCACGCAGCCATTGCCGAACGCGGCGGAGCCTGTCCCATTGGCGATACTCAAGTTGCCGGCCGCGAACGAGTTGATGCCGCTGGCCACGCAGCTCTCGCCGAACGCGGCGGAGCCCTTGCCGCTGGCGGTGGTCGAGGTGCCAGCGGCGAAGGAGAACGCCCCGATGTTGCCCTCGGTCCACTGGGTCTCCGCGCCACCCGCGCGGAACGCGCCCAGGTGCGGCAGCCACATCATCTTCATCGTCTTGGTCGTCGTGGGGACCTTGCCGACACCTTGCTCACCCTGCGCCAGGATGCCGCCCGCGGCATCCACCGTGAGCAGCGGGAGACCGGTCCACTTGGGCGTGTCAGACGTCGCGAGGACCTGGAGCAGGGGGCCGGGCTTGCTCGTGTCCACGGCCGCGTCCACGAGCAGGTCGGACTTCGTCGTCAGCCGCCCCCCTGTCTGCCCCGTGCCGGACAGCGCGAACGAGCCGGGCTGCGGTGTCGTCCCGTTCTGGATGTAGTCGTCGCTGCCGGGCAGCGGGATGCGCGCGTCGGCGAGCCGGGGGTCTCCGCTCGCGACCGCGGAGGTCGCTCCGTCGCCGTACTGGATGCTCAGGACATTGTCCTGGAGGACCAGTCCCGTGCCCACCTCCCAGGAGGGGCCGACGGGCCCCTGCGGACCCTGTGGGCCCTGCGGACCCTGTGGGCCCGGGACACCCTGGGCGCCCTGAGCGCCTTGCCGCCCATCGACTCCGTTCGCGCCATCGGAGCCGCTGCATCCGGCGCCTCCCAGGGTGACGAGTCCCAGCGTGGCCAGCAGTGCCCTGACCTTCATGCGAATCCTCCAGGTGGAAAGTGGGGCGAATTCTAGCGGCCTACGCGCCAGGTCGGCTGCGATACCGACAGATTCGTCGGGGAGTCGAGAGCCGTCTCGCCGCGAGTGTCCTCCACGGGGACGTCATGCCGGACGTCGGTCGAAGGGGGGCGGAGGCTCCATCCTCGCACCTCCGTCGCCGCGCGCCCGCCTGCCCAGGAGGTCGTCCGGAGTGCGCCAGCCCCACGGCGGATGGGGCTCCGCGCGGTCGTGGTGGTGCTGCGTGACCCCATGAGGGCGACGCGCCCGAGGCGTTGGAGATCCGGCGTCACGTCGCCGCTCGTGCTCGGTGCCGGCGTCTCGACGGTGCCCGCGCTGCGGCAGGTCTCCGTGACGAAGACACTCCAGGATGGCTCCACCCAGGACACCATCGACGAGCGCAGCGCCTTCCGCATCTCCGTCTTCCTGTCGATGGACCTCACGCTGCTGTCACTCCGAGTGGCTCCGGCGCGACGGTGGCGCGCCGATTCACCCGCGGGCAACCCGGGCACGGTCGCGAGCGCCGAGCGCATCAATGCATTGCGAGGAGCCCGCGCCCGCCCTATGGAGGTCGGACCATGCGCTATTTCGATGACTTCCAACCGGGTGAATCGAGCGAGGCCGGGCCGTATGTGGTGAGTCGCGAGGAGATCATTGCCTTCGCGAAGCAGTTCGACCCGCAGCCCTTCCATCTGAGCGACGAGGGAGGGCGTGAAGGCATCTTCGGGGGGCTCGTCGCCAGCGGTTGGCACACCGCCTCCATCTGCCACAAGCTGGCGGTGGAGCACCTCTTGAGCAAGACGGCGAGCCTGGGCTCGCCGGGCTTGGACGAGCTGCGCTGGCTCAAGCCGGTGCGTCCGGGCGACGCGCTCACCGCGCGCTTCGAGGTGCTCTCCACCACGCCGTCCAAGAGCAAGCCGGACCGGGGCGCCATCAAGTTCCGCTTCGAGGTGCGCAACCAGAAGGGCGAGGTCGTGATGTCGGAGGTGGCCAACGCCCTGTTCGCTCGCAAGCCCCAGGACGGGACCGCGAGCTGAGTCCTCCGAGGCCGGTGGCGAGGACGGAGTCCCCGGGATGCGGGACTCCGTCTCGCTGAATGAACAGCGGTGCTACGCGCGCGGACTCACGGGGACTCGGGCGCATCCGAAGCGGTCGGGAAGCGTCGAGGCGGGCCTTCAGGAGAGCGCGGCGTCTGAAGTGGGGAGCATCAGCGCGTTGAGGGTGGGGTAGGCCATCGCGCCGGTGACGAGCGGCGCCGCGCTGCCGTCCTTCAAGAAGTCGGAGGCCAGCGAGGCGACGCGCCCGAAGATGGCCTTGGCGAGCGTGGCTCCCGCGCTCAGTCGGCGGACGCCCAGGGCCTGGAGGTCCGCGAGCGGAGGAAGCCTCGGGTCCGCCATGAGGTTCAGCGGCAGCCCCACGGACGCGGCGAGGGTCCGGATGTCGTTCGCCGCCACGAGCCCGGGGACGAACAGGCCGTCCGCGCCGGCCGCGCGGTAGCGCTCCGCTCGCGCCAGGGTCTCCTCGAGCCGACGGGGCTCGGGGACGAGCCCCTGGAGATACACGTCCGTGCGCGCGTTCACGAAGACGTCGAGCCCCAGGCGCTTGGAGGCGCTCCGGGCGGCTTGAATCTTCGCGGCCAGCAGCTCCACCGGCCCGGTGCCGTCCTCCAGGTTGATGCCCACGGCGCCCGCGCGCAGGACACCGGCCACCACCTCGCCCACGGCCTCCGGGTCGTTCGAGTAGCCCCCTTCGATGTCCGCGGTGAGCGGGGCCTTGGCCACGCGGTTGATGGAGGCGATGACGTCCAGGAGGACCTTCACGGGCAGCGCGTCGCCATCCGGATAGCCCTGGGCCCACGCCACACCCGCGCTGGTGGTGGCGAGCGCCGGGGCGCCCAGGCTCTCCACGACGCGGGCGGTCCCCGCGTCCCAGGTGTTGGCCAGGAGCAGGAGCCCGCTGGCGTGGAGTTGGCGGAAGGTCTGGGCACGCGTGGCGTGAGGGGCGGACATGAGGGGCACCTTTCTTCGGGGGAGGGGCGTGGGTCAGCGAGCGGAGGACAGGAGCGGACCGAGGCTCGCGCGGGATTCGTGGGCGAGCAGCCATCGCTTCCGCTCGATGCCGCCACCGTAGCCCGTCAGCGAGCCGTTGGCCCCCACCACGCGGTGACAGGGGACGACGATGCCCACGGGGTTCGCGCCATTGGCGAGCCCCACGGCGCGCACGGCGGCGGGGCGACCGATGCGCCGCGCCAGCTCCGAGTAGGTGATGGTCGCGCCGCAGGGGATGCCACGCAGCGCCGCCCAGACCTCGCGCTGGAACGCCGTGCCGGCGGTGCGCGTGGGGAGCGTGTCGATGACGTCGAGCCGTCCCTCGAAGTAGGACCTCATCGTCCCGGTGAGGCCGCCTGGGTCGCGCGAGGGCTCGAGCGTGAAGCCGCCCTCGCCATAGTGCAGCCGGAGCAGCTGCCGCATCCGCGCCTCGTGCTCCGTCCAGTCGACGGCGCGCAAGTGGCCGTCCGCGTCGGCCACGACGATGAGCTCGCCGATGGGCGTGTCCGTCCTGTCGATGAGCAGTCTCGGGGTGTCAGCCATGGCGGGCCTCCAGGAGTCGTGGGCCGGGGTCCGCGGCCCAGAGATGTTGTGCGGCGTAGGCGCGCCAGGGACGCCAGGGCTCCGAGCGTACCAACAGGGCCTCGGGTGTCGGGCGCGCGCCATCGTCGTCGGCCGCGCTGCGCAGCAGGGCCACGTCACTGGCGGGGAACGCGTCGGTCTCCCGGAGCGCGCGCAGGGCGATGTACTGCGCCGTCCATTCGCCCACGCCGCGAATGGCGCGCAGCCGGGAGATGCCCTCCTCGACGGTGCCGAAGGGGTGGAACAACAGCGGGTCCGCGAGCGCCGCCTCCGCGAGCGCCTTGAGCGCCGCCTTCCTCGCGGAGGGCATGCCCAGGGGCCCGAGGTCCGCCGCCGCGACCCGGGCGGCCGAGGGGAAGACGCAGGACAGGGGGCGCCCCGTCGGCCGGGTCTCCGAGCACAGCGCCACCAGCTTCCCGGCGAGACGGCGCGCCGCCTCCACCGTCACCTGCTGGCCGAGGATGGCGCGCACCGCCAGTTCGAAGCCATCCCAGGCCCCGGGCGCGCGGAGGCCAGGGCGCAGCGCCACCAGCGGCGCGAGGAACGGGTCCCGGGACAGGTGCGCGCCAATCGTCTCGATGTCCGCGCCCACGTCGAAGACGCGGCGCACGCGCGCGACGAGGGTGGGGAGCGCCTCGACGCGGGAGACCTGGACCGTCACCACCAGGTTGTCGCGAGCGGGCTCGTGGGTGACCTCCACCGTGCCCACGCCGTCCTCCTGGGCCACCGTGC
This sequence is a window from Myxococcus stipitatus. Protein-coding genes within it:
- a CDS encoding tRNA-uridine aminocarboxypropyltransferase: MRSLCLRCQRPETTCYCSQLPPRLDTRTRVVFLQHPRERRVAIGTARMAHLALANSELHVGVDFTGHSRLEALAARPESVAVLFPGEDAISVDEARAKPPETLIVVDGTWPQAKKVVMRNPVLAGLPRIGFVPRRPSNYRIRAEPADHCVSTIEAVVEILGLLEGQPEKFDTMLRAFEYMVDTQLERQSTRTTPHRRRIHFGPWRPPLELRTLAERFPHLVVFYGEANAHPTGTDIPSELVHVVACRLATGERFEAVIAPEQPLAHSTPLHVELPEEVLRAGEPRVQAMARFEAFLRPDDELAVWTTFALDLLWEGGVARRTARNVRLATARALEGKAGGVEHAMELLSGPELPVWAPGRAGVRIRALESVVRVLVERGLASEPMKRVKQPARTGTAG
- a CDS encoding FecR domain-containing protein, producing MAHLEAGALWALAANELPAEERARLESHLAGCAACVAELERVKAHRALLQEARAATPQVRWDDVGSRLRSAAAAHLERRAPRARWPWAVALAGACAALLVLWLARGQSRPVDERSASEAIARTHPASGSTDDGAGTVRAESTAGAMVKKGAGGEQPLRTGMRLRSGVAVRTPARASAVLRLPDASRVRLSADSEVELSRAETKDVHLTVHQGRLSVRASHAERRAFLVEVAGLRVSVVGTVFTVERTAHGASVAVSEGRVRVEVAGHPARLVGAGERMELHEGAEGNVLEQEALSAPDREAVVALDAPVVVDDSSAQVTEDEAAADVHLAEASSPGSAGSMASPNDVPVDGRDSVASPPAGTVGLGTSPTVGLAEGTGTHEKTASAPPSVGAGTRGKATVAAPSVATTGRREKRAVTSPSLGADTREAPPGAPPSVGDGTHGQHAVAKSPGDASGGRSTQPEPSAPATAESTQATPPTVLAHGPKAETTTAKPPEPLVAPSTSGHAPALSSVPPSTAPVVTEAMPRPESTPPSSPPRSIFALNTGTSRTPQRMSPADPSQEFEPYPAPSVTERLSQSARTPPLPETVAEGPPPKKKRAPLIPVELLSKDADERFLGYVRLQLGPRTCEGFLSGLEEIAAKSPRADHREQARYLKARCFEERLQATDAKMEYRQYLNDFPRGRYAREASTALLP
- a CDS encoding RNA polymerase sigma factor, producing MIFREAQPLVSAASPEERTGPGSPPPPPADEVRLHLLVRRVQEGDATAFNQLYELTRVDAARTLRHLVGNRVDVEDLLQETYLRLLTAVKNYRGESRFRTFFYRVCANVALSHLRWKRRRPEDPFAVPPEQESHAEDPERAAERRQAARLVEAALEKLKPKKRIVFVYYELCGMGPDEIAEAVGSSPNTVRSRLHHARLEFNVAMQRLLTHRRPGGPHGAP
- a CDS encoding Dickkopf N-terminal cysteine-rich domain-containing protein, with the translated sequence MTSPARGLVWPLLVLCAFASACVIRENDDDWLDDEDDACFCSTSADCGAGQYCRGGLCRELPSDARSCSRNSECAPNEHCINSVCNQPCIRDSECGGGRTCEDYYCVPRSRTDAGTPRPDAGTDGGTRPDGGTRPDGGTDGGTRPDAGSDGGIPMSCRVNVDCGAGNYCINNQCFQGCATDAHCPSTDACVFGVCRPRPPDPNACEGATDCAAGRDCVDGQCRAPCDSTTQCPEDATCQIGYCMPIPHGGQCRANCECPSGQVCTNGQCRSTEPDPTQRCVATCDCPSGQTCTDGFCKAPPPSPDAGTGGGKACSLNCDCPSGQVCASGYCKAPPPPEDAGTTPAMCRVNCECPAGQQCTAGACKPVNQGSGKACVANCECPAGEHCQDNVCWL
- a CDS encoding class I SAM-dependent methyltransferase, yielding MSGAAVVWTEGCLGMADPQGMHGGGGDEAEGGAVGMFANRLRKGAKHFRKWARAQGLTAFRVYDRDIPEYPFAVDLYGDRAHVTEYPRRRAIKSGAAEAQREEVLAAVTQVLGIPAEHIFVKTHTPQPWGKAQYGRVGEGSGRLVVEEQGLKFWVNLGDYLDTGLFMDHRLTRARVREEAQGKRFLNLFAYTGAFTVYAAAGGARSTVTVDLSNTYLDWAEDNLDLNGLADARHELVRADAKAWVEAQAEGPERFDLIVCDPPSFSTSKKMTGSFNVQRDHVRLLDALRTLLTPGGVLYFSNNFLGFQLDARATRGWKSVEELTPRSLPEDFQRKDIHRCWRMVAP